From Chryseobacterium joostei, the proteins below share one genomic window:
- a CDS encoding type III PLP-dependent enzyme domain-containing protein, whose amino-acid sequence MKIKYSELIDQTLYFPTEEFNVSENNLLFHDVPLMDVVEQFGTPLKISYLPRISQNIQKAKSWFKEAFEKAEYKKNYTYCYCTKSSHFNFVLEEALKNDISIETSSAYDMDIVKSLYEKQKVDKNIEVICNGFKTDDYLMKISDMINNGFENITPILDNYRELDKLTESIDSTFNIGIRIASEEEPKFEFYTSRLGIGYKDIIPYYSQKIAEHPNARLKMLHFFINTGIKDTSYYWNELYKCLRVYARLKKIAPEVDSLNIGGGFPIKTSLNFDYDYQYMVEEIVSQIKKFCEEEGVEEPNIYTEFGSFTVGESGANLYKIISQKRQNDREKWNMIDSSFMTTLPDTWAISRHFIMLPLNRWEDTYERVFLGGLTCDSDDYYNSEQHTNAIYLPVFSDTKPLYIGFFHTGAYQETIGGYGGVHHCLMPQPRHVLIQKDENGELHYEVFREKQEPEDILKLLGYK is encoded by the coding sequence ATGAAAATAAAGTACTCGGAACTTATTGATCAGACATTATATTTTCCTACTGAGGAGTTTAATGTTTCTGAGAACAATTTGTTGTTTCACGATGTTCCATTGATGGACGTTGTTGAGCAATTTGGCACTCCGCTAAAGATTAGCTACTTGCCGAGAATTTCTCAAAATATTCAGAAAGCCAAAAGCTGGTTTAAAGAAGCTTTTGAGAAAGCCGAATATAAAAAGAATTATACCTACTGTTACTGTACAAAATCCAGTCATTTCAATTTTGTATTGGAAGAGGCTTTGAAGAATGATATTTCGATAGAAACTTCTTCTGCTTATGACATGGATATTGTGAAGTCACTTTATGAGAAACAAAAGGTAGATAAAAACATTGAAGTAATCTGTAATGGATTCAAAACGGATGATTATCTGATGAAAATTTCAGATATGATTAATAACGGTTTTGAAAACATTACTCCAATTTTGGATAATTACCGTGAACTTGATAAGCTTACGGAAAGTATAGATTCTACATTCAATATCGGAATCAGAATTGCATCTGAAGAGGAACCAAAATTTGAATTTTATACCTCAAGACTGGGAATCGGATACAAAGATATCATCCCTTACTACAGCCAGAAGATTGCTGAACACCCGAATGCAAGACTGAAGATGCTTCACTTCTTCATCAATACGGGGATTAAAGACACTTCATACTACTGGAATGAATTGTACAAATGTCTTCGTGTATATGCACGTTTGAAAAAAATTGCTCCAGAAGTAGATTCTTTGAATATAGGTGGTGGTTTCCCAATCAAAACTTCATTGAACTTTGATTACGATTACCAATATATGGTAGAGGAAATTGTTTCTCAAATCAAAAAATTCTGTGAAGAAGAAGGAGTAGAAGAACCAAATATTTATACTGAATTCGGAAGTTTTACAGTTGGAGAAAGTGGAGCTAACCTTTATAAGATTATTTCCCAAAAACGTCAGAATGACAGAGAAAAGTGGAATATGATTGATTCTTCTTTCATGACTACACTTCCTGATACCTGGGCAATCTCAAGACACTTTATCATGCTTCCGCTAAACCGTTGGGAAGATACTTATGAAAGAGTATTCCTGGGTGGATTAACGTGTGATTCGGATGATTATTATAACTCTGAGCAGCATACCAATGCCATTTATTTACCTGTTTTCAGTGATACGAAGCCATTGTATATTGGTTTCTTCCATACCGGAGCATATCAGGAAACAATTGGAGGATACGGTGGAGTACACCACTGCCTGATGCCTCAGCCAAGACATGTCCTGATCCAGAAAGATGAGAATGGTGAATTACACTATGAAGTCTTCCGTGAAAAACAGGAGCCAGAAGATATATTGAAACTTTTAGGGTACAAATAA